The following are encoded together in the Babylonia areolata isolate BAREFJ2019XMU chromosome 30, ASM4173473v1, whole genome shotgun sequence genome:
- the LOC143275592 gene encoding uncharacterized protein LOC143275592 isoform X2 — protein MAPVCIMLGQMFTVRKVMMLGAFIGFLGMSVSCLLFSMEYVIATFGICFGIGNASIYGNCLVILGMYFDKRLSLANGLALSGSSIGQFALPPLIEFLLEQYGLSGCLLMVGGVYFNVVAAASLFRPVSYWASTRKSSSIRSQERVLTLKEKEEENGNNVRLSKTLSNAKEVCFEDEHGSSVTNTVDVSGKTTTTTDSEAGSVQIEMSVLLSRPHSESTDQGSAVDSEKNPETTHSHTISSHHTDGASLGNTNNTTHQDTADTTVPDADHQQTPLMSEHKEPHTTTHRSRIDSNSSHQSSDGKLVADCENPFVEVSLHKETESEKLVGTCSSHKQSCNSLHIQPLYGSTLKIEQLQSPPDKSLQQEGNKKSMAELFHSLMAMFDFSVMKSYVAVLIAVASFLCFFGYFNFVLFLPATVAMRGIVGYDKAVLVSVTGIGDLIGRLTIAAIGDREFIERYKLQALGMFMVGVSIGVMVWAESQVWMMVLCAMYGYFGGIQVSLMAVVIVDFVGMAKMPKLLAVVMLIQGVGASVGQPLLGAVRDATGSFQWVLVITALCCVIASLLLLCYPLVLRLEPRRPAKFALLPPPAQSTLVT, from the exons CCCCGGTGTGCATCATGCTGGGCCAGATGTTCACGGTGAGGAAGGTGATGATGCTGGGCGCCTTCATTGGCTTCCTGGGCATGTCCGTCAGCTGTCTGCTCTTCAGCATGGAGTATGTCATCGCCACCTTCGGCATCTGCTTTG GTATAGGCAACGCATCCATATATGGGAACTGTTTGGTGATCCTTGGCATGTATTTCGACAAGCGTCTTTCATTGGCTAATGGGCTGGCTCTGTCGGGATCGTCCATTGGTCAGTTCGCCTTGCCGCCCCTCATTGAGTTTCTGCTGGAGCAGTATGGGCTGAGTGGCTGCCTTCTGATG GTTGGAGGTGTCTACTTCAATGTCGTGGCGGCCGCCAGTCTCTTTCGTCCTGTCTCCTACTGGGCCAGCACCAGAAAGTCTTCTTCCATCCGCTCACAGGAGAGGGTATTAAccttgaaggagaaggaggaggagaatggtaaCAATGTACGTCTGTCCAAGACGTTGAGCAATGCCAAGGAGGTGTGCTTTGAAGATGAGCATGGCAGCAGCGTGACAAACACTGTTGATGTGTCGgggaaaaccaccaccactacagacaGTGAAGCAGGGAGCGTTCAGATCGAAATGTCTGTCCTCTTGTCCAGACCCCACTCCGAGTCCACAGACCAAGGGAGTGCCGTGGATAGTGAGAAGAATCCAGAAACAACCCATTCACACACCATCTCTTCCCACCACACAGATGGCGCTTCTCttggcaacaccaacaacaccacacatcaaGACACTGCAGACACTACAGTGCCAGACGCTGATCACCAACAAACCCCCTTGATGTCAGAGCACAAagaaccccacaccaccacacacagaagcagaatcGACAGCAACAGCTCGCATCAATCCTCAGATGGCAAGTTAGTGGCTGACTGTGAAAACCCTTTTGTCGAGGTCTCCCTACACAAGGAGACAGAATCGGAAAAACTGGTTGGCACTTGCTCCTCACACAAGCAGAGCTGCAACAGTCTTCACATTCAGCCGTTGTATGGTTCCACGCTCAAAATTGAGCAGCTCCAGTCCCCCCCAGATAAGTCGCTGCAGCAGGAAGGAAACAAGAAAAGCATGGCAGAGTTGTTTCACAGCCTGATGGCAATGTTTGATTTTTCTGTCATGAAAAGCTATGTCGCCGTTCTCATTGCAGTCGCCAGTTTCCTCTGTTTCTTCGGTTACTTCAacttcgtcctcttcctccctGCTACTGTGGCAATGAGGGGCATTGTCGGTTATGACAAAGCAGTGCTTGTCTCCGTGACAGGCATAGGTGATTTGATTGGACGGCTGACGATTGCGGCAATTGGCGATCGTGAGTTCATCGAGCGCTACAAGCTGCAGGCGCTAGGGATGTTCATGGTGGGGGTGAGCATTGGGGTCATGGTCTGGGCGGAGTCACAAGTGTGGATGATGGTGCTGTGTGCTATGTACGGCTATTTTGGGGGCATCCAG GTGAGCCTGATGGCGGTGGTGATCGTCGACTTTGTGGGGATGGCCAAGATGCCAAAGCTTCTGGCCGTGGTCATGTTGATTCAAGGGGTCGGCGCTTCCGTTGGTCAGCCTTTGCTGG gcgcGGTGCGTGACGCCACAGGGTCCTTCCAGTGGGTGCTGGTCATCACGGCGCTGTGCTGCGTCATCGCCAGTCTGCTGCTGCTCTGCTACCCCCTCGTCCTCAGGCTTGAACCCCGTCGCCCCGCCAAGTtcgccctcctgccccctcctgcACAGTCCACGCTTGTCACCTGA